One region of Baekduia soli genomic DNA includes:
- a CDS encoding MarR family winged helix-turn-helix transcriptional regulator: MQSTGASSEASAADVAAAMLELWRSILAGSTKSLYALLAELDLSMTQMKMLHVLAERREEISVKELAEELGMSLANASRTIDGLLQRGYVERREDEHDRRVRRVGATAAAREVVDRIDTARLQGLEAWAQRLGPEQRTRLHDALCALPKEDRA, from the coding sequence ATGCAATCAACGGGCGCGTCCTCCGAGGCGTCGGCCGCCGACGTCGCGGCCGCGATGCTCGAGCTGTGGCGCAGCATCCTGGCGGGGTCGACGAAGTCGCTCTACGCGCTGCTGGCCGAGCTCGACCTCTCCATGACCCAGATGAAGATGCTCCACGTCCTGGCCGAGCGCCGCGAGGAGATCTCCGTCAAGGAGCTGGCCGAGGAGCTCGGCATGTCGCTGGCCAACGCCAGCCGCACGATCGACGGCCTGCTCCAGCGCGGCTACGTCGAGCGCCGCGAGGACGAGCACGACCGCCGCGTGCGGCGCGTCGGCGCCACCGCGGCCGCCCGCGAGGTCGTCGACCGCATCGACACCGCCCGCCTGCAGGGCCTGGAGGCGTGGGCGCAGCGCCTGGGCCCCGAGCAGCGCACCCGGCTGCACGATGCCCTCTGCGCCCTCCCCAAGGAGGACCGAGCGTGA
- a CDS encoding MFS transporter, whose protein sequence is MTPSTLRTRFVTEDNRRWWTLAAMCFALFMVMLDNTVVNVALPSIQRDLGASISGLEWTINAYTLSFAVLLVTGGRLGDLFGRRRMFLLGVVAFGASSAFIGFSQSEAWLVFGRATQGIGAALMMPATLSIISNAFPPHERGKAIGTWAGVSALALAIGPVVGGFLVENVSWQSIFFLNLPVAAVAVVVTLFATHESRDETSAQSVDVPGVAALTIGLAALVLALVEANAWGWGSGRIVGLLIVALVGLTAFAVLETRVANPMVDFRFFRNRSFLGANIVAFIVSFAMLAMFFFLALYLQNVRGYTPLQAGVRFLPSTVLIIFAGPIAGRLADRIGPRPLMTAGLVLTAGSLFWQGHLAVDTPYGFLVGAFVLMGLGMGLIMSPMSTAAMNAVDQAKAGVASGVLSMSRMVGGTFGVAAMGALIAGLGRHRLDQLLPQVPAARRQDLADGLGAGATGGTGAVHDAVQQAFLYALNDGLRVAAVVALAGAAAAWLLIERGVPSRTPPAAAEPAEAEVGTGDAGSELAAGVA, encoded by the coding sequence GTGACCCCCTCGACCCTGCGCACCCGCTTCGTCACCGAGGACAACCGCCGCTGGTGGACGCTGGCGGCGATGTGCTTCGCGTTGTTCATGGTCATGCTCGACAACACCGTCGTCAACGTGGCCCTGCCGTCGATCCAGCGCGACCTGGGCGCCTCCATCAGCGGCCTGGAGTGGACGATCAACGCCTACACGTTGAGCTTCGCCGTCCTGCTGGTCACCGGCGGCCGGCTGGGCGACCTCTTCGGCCGGCGCCGGATGTTCCTGCTCGGCGTGGTCGCCTTCGGCGCCTCCAGCGCGTTCATCGGCTTCTCGCAGAGCGAGGCGTGGCTCGTGTTCGGGCGCGCGACGCAGGGCATCGGCGCCGCGCTGATGATGCCCGCCACGCTCTCCATCATCTCCAACGCCTTCCCGCCTCACGAGCGCGGCAAGGCGATCGGCACCTGGGCCGGCGTCTCCGCCCTGGCGCTGGCCATCGGGCCCGTCGTCGGCGGCTTCCTGGTGGAGAACGTCTCCTGGCAGTCCATCTTCTTCCTCAACCTGCCGGTCGCCGCGGTGGCCGTCGTCGTCACGCTGTTCGCGACGCACGAGTCGCGCGACGAGACCTCCGCGCAGTCCGTCGACGTCCCCGGCGTGGCGGCGCTGACGATCGGCCTCGCCGCCCTCGTCCTGGCGCTCGTGGAGGCCAACGCCTGGGGCTGGGGCTCGGGCCGCATCGTCGGCCTGCTCATCGTGGCGCTCGTCGGCCTGACCGCCTTCGCCGTGCTCGAGACCCGCGTCGCCAACCCGATGGTCGACTTCCGCTTCTTCCGCAACCGGTCGTTCCTGGGCGCGAACATCGTGGCGTTCATCGTCAGCTTCGCGATGCTGGCGATGTTCTTCTTCCTCGCGCTCTACCTCCAGAACGTCCGCGGCTACACGCCGCTGCAGGCCGGCGTGCGCTTCCTGCCCTCGACCGTGCTGATCATCTTCGCCGGGCCGATCGCCGGGCGGCTGGCCGACCGCATCGGGCCCCGGCCGCTCATGACCGCGGGGCTCGTGCTGACCGCCGGCTCGCTGTTCTGGCAGGGCCACCTGGCGGTCGACACGCCCTACGGCTTCCTCGTCGGCGCCTTCGTGCTCATGGGCCTGGGCATGGGCCTGATCATGTCCCCGATGAGCACGGCCGCGATGAACGCGGTCGACCAGGCCAAGGCCGGCGTCGCCTCCGGGGTGCTCTCCATGAGCCGGATGGTCGGCGGCACGTTCGGCGTGGCCGCGATGGGCGCGCTCATCGCCGGCCTCGGCCGTCACCGGCTCGACCAGCTGCTGCCCCAGGTGCCCGCCGCTCGGCGCCAGGACCTGGCCGACGGCCTGGGCGCCGGCGCCACGGGCGGCACCGGCGCGGTGCACGACGCCGTCCAGCAGGCGTTCCTCTACGCGCTCAACGACGGCCTGCGCGTCGCGGCGGTCGTCGCCCTGGCGGGCGCGGCGGCCGCGTGGCTGCTCATCGAGCGCGGCGTGCCTTCGCGCACGCCGCCCGCCGCGGCCGAGCCCGCCGAGGCCGAGGTCGGGACGGGCGACGCCGGCAGCGAGCTGGCCGCCGGCGTGGCCTGA
- a CDS encoding class I adenylate-forming enzyme family protein has product MTIAPLPRGDAPFDLGGVRRDATGVLRYTGLHDSLVDLLADTVDRVPAAEAVAELGGRRLSYRELWDGAARVAGGLRAGGVRPGDRVALQLPNGADWVLAFFGILMAGAIVVPVNVRLTTGEIARILDDAGATLALDDPGAPLPDGEPHRHEGARPEDLAAIFYTSGTTGAPKGAMHTHHGVLSNVETARRVMGLAGDEPLRTLVVVPLFHVTGCHSQLLVALRAGGTAVIDVAFNGPRMLAALRDEAITMLIAVPAIYHYVLAHPDFDPADAARVRHVFYGGAPIAPALVARIKQGFPQARVANAFGLTETTSIATYLPHEWADEHADSVGFAVPHTEFAVGDPDPATGVGELLIRGGGVCAGYWDNPEATAQAITGGWLHTGDLGRVDEHGLVYVMDRLKDMINRGGENVYSVEVESGLVGAPGVGEVAVLGVPDDMMGEKVGAVLVPLDGATIDVDAVLEHARAQLADFKVPQYVAIRDEPLPRNPGGKVLKAVLREQTDWGAPLR; this is encoded by the coding sequence ATGACGATCGCGCCGCTGCCCCGGGGCGACGCCCCGTTCGACCTCGGCGGGGTGCGGCGCGACGCGACGGGCGTCCTGCGCTACACGGGCCTGCACGACTCGCTCGTCGACCTGCTGGCCGACACGGTGGACCGGGTCCCCGCCGCCGAGGCCGTCGCCGAGCTCGGCGGCCGGCGCCTCAGCTACCGGGAGCTGTGGGACGGCGCCGCGCGCGTCGCCGGCGGCCTGCGGGCCGGCGGGGTGCGGCCCGGCGACCGCGTCGCCCTCCAGCTGCCCAACGGCGCCGACTGGGTGCTCGCGTTCTTCGGGATCCTCATGGCGGGGGCGATCGTCGTGCCCGTCAACGTCCGGCTGACGACGGGCGAGATCGCCCGCATCCTCGACGACGCGGGCGCGACCCTCGCGCTCGATGACCCCGGCGCGCCGCTGCCCGACGGCGAGCCCCACCGCCACGAGGGCGCCCGGCCCGAGGACCTGGCCGCGATCTTCTACACGTCGGGGACCACGGGCGCCCCCAAGGGCGCGATGCACACCCACCACGGCGTGCTCTCCAACGTCGAGACGGCCCGCCGCGTCATGGGCCTGGCCGGGGACGAGCCGCTGCGCACGCTCGTGGTCGTCCCGCTCTTCCACGTCACGGGCTGCCACAGCCAGCTGCTCGTCGCCCTGCGCGCCGGCGGCACCGCGGTCATCGACGTCGCATTCAACGGCCCCCGCATGCTCGCGGCGCTGCGCGACGAGGCCATCACGATGCTCATCGCCGTGCCCGCGATCTACCACTACGTGCTCGCTCACCCGGACTTCGACCCGGCCGACGCCGCCCGCGTGCGCCACGTGTTCTACGGCGGCGCGCCGATCGCCCCGGCGCTCGTGGCGCGCATCAAGCAGGGCTTCCCGCAGGCCCGCGTCGCCAACGCGTTCGGCCTGACCGAGACGACGTCCATCGCGACCTACCTGCCCCACGAGTGGGCCGACGAGCACGCCGACTCCGTCGGCTTCGCGGTCCCGCACACCGAGTTCGCCGTGGGCGACCCGGACCCGGCCACGGGCGTGGGGGAGCTGCTCATCCGCGGCGGCGGCGTCTGCGCCGGCTACTGGGACAACCCGGAGGCCACCGCGCAGGCCATCACCGGCGGCTGGCTGCACACGGGGGACCTCGGCCGCGTCGACGAGCACGGCCTGGTCTACGTGATGGACCGCCTGAAGGACATGATCAACCGCGGCGGCGAGAACGTCTACAGCGTCGAGGTCGAGAGCGGCCTGGTCGGCGCGCCCGGGGTCGGCGAGGTCGCCGTGCTCGGCGTGCCCGACGACATGATGGGCGAGAAGGTCGGCGCCGTCCTCGTGCCGCTGGACGGGGCAACGATCGACGTGGACGCCGTGCTCGAGCACGCCCGAGCCCAGCTCGCCGACTTCAAGGTGCCCCAATACGTCGCGATCCGCGACGAGCCGCTGCCGCGCAACCCCGGTGGCAAGGTGCTCAAGGCCGTGCTGCGCGAGCAGACCGACTGGGGCGCGCCGCTGCGCTAG
- a CDS encoding exonuclease domain-containing protein, with amino-acid sequence MPAADPAAPLLDHPLATAEFLVVDTETNGLPGDRCELTEIGAVLVGGGELHDRWETLVPVRTPLSRGIQRFTGITQAMVDEAPPSELTLPELAEQLEGRVLVAHSASFDRRVLAQAFARAGVAWPDPPTLCTVALARCLHPLARQRKLALLAGSLGIDVEVSHRALADAETCARVLCALFPRLCANASTVGQALALLRPRRRSARPAARGRTDGGVSLRGHRKRRVDCSALPDEPGVYIFRNAEGQPLYVGKSVSLRSRARAHFLPSSPDTGWVAQAELVDHRETASELGALLLEHRLIRELRPPGNARHKHDDRWVYLRCRLDIAFPILEVAPEPAPGLAVNVGPLLGRHAAAELAEQLTSLFALRHCGRALPRRAHPSAYGQMGRCLSPCLGDLDPNAYRRRLDQALALFTGDGDGGRALLAHLDAETRAAAAAQAFERAGWLQRRRRRLAVLLERLGGTLDAVHARPRLVLAAHPQQPRYDALWLVGGRVAAAQAVQDPESVWARTEAVLRGGDGRAATGCATPDEVAELRVATTWLATHPSLQLPLSPVPTRARVQRFAARALAA; translated from the coding sequence ATGCCCGCCGCCGATCCCGCCGCCCCGCTCCTGGACCACCCGCTCGCGACCGCCGAGTTCCTCGTCGTCGACACGGAGACCAACGGGCTGCCGGGCGACCGCTGCGAGCTCACGGAGATCGGCGCGGTGCTCGTCGGGGGCGGCGAGCTGCACGACCGCTGGGAGACGCTCGTCCCGGTGCGGACCCCGCTGTCGCGGGGCATCCAGCGCTTCACGGGCATCACCCAGGCCATGGTCGACGAGGCGCCGCCCTCCGAGCTCACGCTCCCCGAGCTGGCCGAGCAGCTGGAGGGCCGCGTCCTCGTGGCCCACTCGGCCTCCTTCGACCGCCGCGTGCTCGCGCAGGCCTTCGCGCGCGCGGGCGTGGCGTGGCCCGATCCGCCGACGCTGTGCACCGTGGCCCTGGCGCGCTGCCTGCATCCGCTGGCCCGCCAGCGCAAGCTGGCGCTCCTGGCCGGCTCCCTGGGCATCGACGTCGAGGTCTCCCATCGCGCGCTGGCCGACGCGGAGACCTGCGCGCGGGTGCTCTGCGCGCTGTTCCCGCGCCTGTGCGCCAACGCGTCGACCGTCGGGCAGGCCCTCGCGCTGCTGCGGCCGCGCCGGCGCAGCGCCCGGCCGGCGGCGCGCGGGCGCACCGACGGCGGGGTCTCGCTGCGCGGGCACCGCAAGCGCCGCGTGGACTGCTCGGCGCTGCCCGACGAGCCCGGCGTCTACATCTTCCGCAACGCGGAGGGCCAGCCCCTGTATGTCGGCAAGTCGGTGTCGCTGCGCTCCCGCGCCCGCGCCCACTTCCTGCCCTCCTCGCCCGACACGGGATGGGTCGCCCAGGCCGAGCTCGTCGACCACCGCGAGACGGCCAGCGAGCTGGGCGCCCTGCTGCTCGAGCACCGCCTCATCCGGGAGCTGCGCCCGCCCGGCAATGCCCGCCACAAGCACGACGACCGCTGGGTCTACCTGCGCTGCCGGCTGGACATCGCGTTCCCCATCCTCGAGGTCGCGCCCGAGCCCGCGCCGGGGCTGGCGGTCAACGTCGGCCCGCTGCTCGGCCGCCACGCGGCCGCCGAGCTGGCCGAACAGCTCACGTCGCTGTTCGCGCTGCGCCACTGCGGCCGGGCGTTGCCGCGGCGCGCGCACCCGTCGGCCTACGGGCAGATGGGGCGCTGCCTGTCGCCCTGCCTGGGCGACCTGGACCCCAACGCCTACCGCCGGCGCCTGGACCAGGCCCTGGCGCTGTTCACGGGCGACGGCGACGGGGGGCGCGCCCTGCTGGCCCACCTCGACGCCGAGACCCGTGCGGCCGCCGCCGCGCAGGCCTTCGAGCGCGCCGGCTGGCTCCAGCGCCGCCGGCGGCGCCTCGCGGTGCTGCTCGAGCGCCTGGGCGGCACGCTGGACGCCGTGCACGCACGGCCGCGGCTCGTGCTCGCCGCCCACCCGCAGCAGCCGCGCTACGACGCGCTCTGGCTCGTGGGTGGGCGCGTGGCGGCGGCGCAGGCCGTGCAGGACCCCGAGAGCGTGTGGGCCCGGACCGAGGCGGTCCTGCGCGGCGGCGACGGGCGCGCGGCGACCGGGTGCGCGACGCCCGACGAGGTCGCCGAGCTGCGCGTGGCCACGACGTGGCTGGCGACCCATCCCTCCCTGCAGCTGCCCCTGTCGCCGGTGCCCACGCGCGCGCGGGTGCAGCGCTTCGCGGCACGGGCGCTCGCGGCGTGA
- a CDS encoding magnesium transporter CorA family protein, with amino-acid sequence MEDSLEFGQRPKLDDYGDSALLVYYGVHSDGRPVEVHLHLSGHWMISVRRSRCDALHSAFHRIEAETPKTEEEAIYRVLDALTDSFFPVLEAMDDEIDELMDEMIERPREDQRQHLFLLRRRLIELRRVVTPQRDVLARGGDLLARLPGLEADDARDWFRDIYDHLLRIAELIDSYRDLLSGALDVYLSTVSNRLGDINTQLAVVATIFLPLTFVTGFFGQNFGALVRHIDSAAAFWGYGVGSMVLGALILWFWFKRSGFLDH; translated from the coding sequence GTGGAGGACTCGCTGGAGTTCGGCCAGCGGCCCAAGCTCGACGACTACGGCGACTCGGCGCTGCTCGTCTACTACGGCGTGCACAGCGACGGGCGGCCCGTCGAGGTCCACCTGCACCTCTCCGGCCACTGGATGATCTCCGTGCGCCGCTCGCGCTGCGACGCGCTGCACTCGGCCTTCCACCGGATCGAGGCCGAGACGCCCAAGACCGAGGAGGAGGCGATCTACCGCGTGCTGGACGCGCTGACCGACAGCTTCTTCCCCGTCCTGGAGGCCATGGACGACGAGATCGACGAGCTCATGGACGAGATGATCGAGCGCCCGCGCGAGGACCAGCGCCAGCACCTCTTCCTCCTGCGCCGCCGGCTCATCGAGCTGCGCCGCGTCGTGACGCCCCAGCGCGACGTCCTCGCCCGCGGCGGCGATCTCCTGGCCCGGCTGCCGGGCCTGGAGGCCGACGACGCCCGGGACTGGTTCCGCGACATCTACGACCACCTCCTGCGGATCGCCGAGCTCATCGACTCCTACCGCGACCTGCTGTCCGGGGCGCTGGACGTCTACCTGTCGACGGTCTCCAACCGGCTCGGCGACATCAACACGCAGCTGGCCGTGGTCGCCACGATCTTCCTGCCGCTGACGTTCGTGACCGGCTTCTTCGGCCAGAACTTCGGAGCGCTGGTGCGCCACATCGACTCCGCCGCGGCCTTCTGGGGCTACGGCGTCGGCAGCATGGTGCTCGGGGCCCTGATCCTGTGGTTCTGGTTCAAGCGGTCGGGCTTCCTGGACCACTGA
- the ccrA gene encoding crotonyl-CoA carboxylase/reductase: MAVDVTQVSTVDTQPGELPATMAAWVIREERFGEPMDAFKLEEIEVPEPGAFEVIVRVMAAGVNYNNVWAALGQPVSVMKYGDHPEFGHHIGGSDASGVVWKVGPGVTRWKVGDEVVVHCNQASYEDPEVHGLDPMAAPSQRIWGYETTWGSFAQFTKVQAQQLLPKPHALTWEEAASYGLVYFTAWRMLMTRCNLQAGQRVLIWGAAGGLGVFATQICRAAGAECVGVVNSAEKGELVKSLGAVDYIDRSEFAGMMRKGGETPEEEKARFKESRRFGQRVQEMLGAAPDIVFEHVGTATFPTSVLTVKPFGKVVICAGTTGFNLDFDVRYLWMKQKEIIGSHFANAYECLKANELIESGAIRPVLWRTLGFDGVAEAHQLMKDNKHLGKISILVGADSAGQGKTADGPGAIYAEVG, from the coding sequence ATGGCCGTTGATGTGACGCAGGTCTCCACCGTCGACACCCAGCCCGGCGAGCTGCCGGCGACGATGGCCGCTTGGGTCATCCGTGAGGAGCGCTTCGGCGAGCCCATGGATGCCTTCAAGCTGGAGGAGATCGAGGTACCCGAGCCCGGCGCGTTCGAGGTGATCGTGCGGGTGATGGCCGCCGGCGTCAACTACAACAACGTCTGGGCGGCCCTGGGCCAGCCCGTCTCGGTCATGAAGTACGGCGACCACCCCGAGTTCGGCCACCACATCGGCGGCTCCGACGCCTCCGGCGTGGTCTGGAAGGTCGGCCCGGGCGTGACGCGCTGGAAGGTGGGCGACGAGGTCGTCGTGCACTGCAACCAGGCCTCCTACGAGGACCCCGAGGTCCACGGGCTGGACCCGATGGCCGCCCCGTCGCAGCGGATCTGGGGCTACGAGACGACCTGGGGCTCCTTCGCGCAGTTCACGAAGGTGCAGGCCCAGCAGCTGCTGCCCAAGCCCCACGCGCTGACGTGGGAGGAGGCCGCGAGCTATGGCCTCGTCTACTTCACCGCCTGGCGCATGCTCATGACGCGCTGCAACCTGCAGGCCGGCCAGCGCGTGCTCATCTGGGGCGCCGCCGGCGGCCTGGGCGTCTTCGCCACCCAGATCTGCCGGGCGGCGGGCGCCGAGTGCGTCGGCGTGGTCAACTCGGCCGAGAAGGGCGAGCTGGTCAAGTCGCTCGGGGCCGTCGACTACATCGACCGCAGCGAGTTCGCGGGCATGATGCGCAAGGGCGGCGAGACGCCCGAGGAGGAGAAGGCGCGCTTCAAGGAGTCCCGGCGCTTCGGCCAGCGCGTGCAGGAGATGCTGGGCGCCGCGCCCGACATCGTCTTCGAGCACGTGGGCACCGCGACGTTCCCCACCTCGGTGCTCACGGTCAAGCCGTTCGGCAAGGTCGTCATCTGCGCCGGGACCACCGGCTTCAACCTCGACTTCGACGTGCGCTACCTCTGGATGAAGCAGAAGGAGATCATCGGGTCGCACTTCGCCAACGCCTACGAATGCCTCAAGGCCAACGAGCTCATCGAGTCGGGCGCGATCCGACCGGTCCTGTGGCGTACGCTTGGGTTCGACGGGGTCGCCGAGGCCCACCAGCTCATGAAGGACAACAAGCACTTGGGCAAGATCTCCATCCTGGTCGGGGCCGACAGCGCGGGTCAGGGCAAGACCGCCGACGGACCCGGCGCCATCTACGCCGAGGTCGGCTGA
- a CDS encoding SigB/SigF/SigG family RNA polymerase sigma factor: MTDAGGHIESASRAVREQDLLRRYHEGGDLRARDQLAEEMLPLARALAGRYAGRGEPMDDLVQVACIGIMKAIEGFDLRREVRFSSYATPTVLGEIKRHFRDRTWAMRVPRGMQELQLEVARRRDELTGTLGRSPTVQELADAVEAPFEEVLATIQSVGARRTRSLDEPTGEDMTLADSIGGRDIELDRSEMRVLLDDAMAVLTSRDREVLRLRFEEDLTQTEISERIGVSQMQISRIIRQSIAKLRLEIDRSPAG; the protein is encoded by the coding sequence ATGACCGATGCCGGGGGGCACATCGAGTCGGCATCCAGGGCCGTGCGCGAGCAGGACCTGCTGCGCCGCTACCACGAGGGCGGCGATCTCCGCGCCCGCGACCAGCTCGCGGAGGAGATGCTGCCGCTGGCCCGCGCGCTGGCCGGCCGCTACGCCGGGCGCGGGGAGCCGATGGACGACCTCGTGCAGGTCGCGTGCATCGGGATCATGAAGGCGATCGAGGGCTTCGACCTGCGCCGCGAGGTCCGGTTCTCGTCCTACGCGACGCCGACGGTGCTGGGCGAGATCAAGCGCCACTTCCGCGACCGGACCTGGGCCATGCGCGTGCCGCGCGGCATGCAGGAGCTCCAGCTCGAGGTGGCCCGGCGCCGTGACGAGCTCACGGGCACCCTCGGGCGCTCGCCGACGGTCCAGGAGCTCGCCGACGCGGTCGAGGCGCCGTTCGAGGAGGTCCTGGCGACGATCCAGAGCGTCGGCGCCCGCCGGACGCGCTCGCTCGACGAGCCCACGGGCGAGGACATGACGCTCGCCGACTCCATCGGGGGTCGTGACATCGAGCTCGACCGCTCCGAGATGCGCGTGCTGCTCGACGACGCGATGGCCGTGCTGACCTCCCGCGACCGCGAGGTCCTGCGGCTGCGCTTCGAGGAGGACCTCACGCAGACCGAGATCTCCGAGCGCATCGGGGTCTCCCAGATGCAGATCTCGCGCATCATCCGCCAGTCGATCGCCAAGCTGCGGCTCGAGATCGACCGCTCGCCCGCAGGGTAG
- a CDS encoding metal-dependent transcriptional regulator, with translation MTLEVSPAVQDYAKAIYALEQRGEGSAVTTNALAERLGVSAASASNMVKKLDGLGLVQHVPYRGVVLTEHGAKVALEVLRHHRLLERYLAEELGVPWDRVHDEAEVLEHVLSEELEELIAAKLGHPTIDPHGDPIPDADLTIVEHDTVCMEDLEVGDHGHFVRISDTDPEMLRYLGARGIRPGDRFEVVDKQPFGGPLFARFNAVAEVHPLGGRLAAAMRVQVSP, from the coding sequence ATGACGCTTGAAGTCTCACCTGCGGTCCAGGACTACGCCAAGGCCATCTACGCGCTGGAGCAGCGCGGCGAGGGCAGCGCCGTCACGACGAACGCGCTCGCCGAGCGCCTCGGCGTGTCGGCCGCCTCGGCGTCCAACATGGTCAAGAAGCTCGACGGGCTCGGGCTCGTCCAGCACGTGCCCTACCGCGGCGTCGTGCTGACCGAGCACGGGGCGAAGGTCGCGTTGGAGGTCCTGCGCCACCACCGGCTGCTCGAGCGCTACCTCGCCGAGGAGCTCGGCGTGCCATGGGACCGCGTGCACGACGAGGCCGAGGTGCTCGAGCACGTGCTCTCGGAGGAGCTCGAGGAGCTCATCGCCGCCAAGCTCGGCCACCCGACGATCGATCCGCACGGGGACCCGATCCCGGACGCCGACCTCACGATCGTCGAGCACGACACCGTGTGCATGGAGGACCTGGAGGTGGGCGACCACGGCCACTTCGTCCGGATCTCCGACACCGACCCCGAGATGCTGCGCTATCTCGGGGCCCGCGGGATCCGCCCGGGCGACCGGTTCGAGGTCGTCGACAAGCAGCCGTTCGGCGGACCGCTGTTCGCCCGCTTCAACGCCGTCGCCGAGGTCCACCCGCTCGGGGGCCGGCTGGCCGCCGCCATGCGCGTGCAGGTCAGCCCATGA
- the ygfZ gene encoding CAF17-like 4Fe-4S cluster assembly/insertion protein YgfZ produces MATLDALLPAYEACTTGCGLVDRSETGKLLLTGDEAATFLDGQVSNATVDLAPGHGCYATLLTNKGRMLGDLRVLATDDGLLLLTERVALQALFDQLRRGLIGWRAELHKRTIELALLSLVGPRAEQVARAAGLPVPGPEEHAVDGMVVRTDLGLDVLPPAAEADATRRALLDAGATEVPEAVAEIVRIERGRPRYGVELDETVMPEEAGIVDRAVSFTKGCYIGQETVARLHWKGRPNRRLRTLGLGAPAAPGDAITADGREVGRVGSAVVSPRFGPLALALVRREVEPGDEVAVGSGDVPAEILAGTAADV; encoded by the coding sequence ATGGCCACCCTGGATGCGCTGCTGCCCGCCTACGAGGCATGCACGACCGGCTGCGGGCTCGTCGACCGCTCCGAGACCGGCAAGCTGCTGCTCACCGGCGACGAGGCCGCCACGTTCCTCGACGGCCAGGTCAGCAACGCGACCGTCGACCTGGCCCCCGGCCACGGGTGCTACGCGACGCTGCTGACCAACAAGGGCCGCATGCTCGGCGACCTGCGCGTGCTGGCCACGGACGACGGCCTGCTGCTGCTGACCGAACGCGTCGCGCTGCAGGCCCTCTTCGACCAGTTGCGGCGCGGCCTCATCGGCTGGCGGGCCGAGCTGCACAAGCGCACGATCGAGCTCGCCCTGCTCTCGCTCGTCGGGCCGCGCGCCGAGCAGGTCGCCCGCGCCGCCGGCCTGCCCGTCCCGGGCCCGGAGGAGCACGCCGTCGACGGCATGGTCGTGCGCACCGACCTCGGCCTGGATGTCCTGCCGCCGGCCGCCGAGGCCGACGCCACCCGCCGCGCGCTGCTGGACGCCGGCGCAACGGAGGTGCCCGAGGCCGTCGCGGAGATCGTGCGCATCGAGCGCGGCCGCCCCCGCTACGGGGTCGAGCTCGACGAGACCGTCATGCCCGAGGAGGCCGGGATCGTCGACCGCGCCGTGAGCTTCACCAAGGGCTGCTACATCGGCCAGGAGACCGTGGCGCGCCTGCACTGGAAGGGCCGTCCCAACCGGCGGCTGCGCACGCTCGGGCTCGGCGCGCCCGCCGCGCCCGGCGACGCGATCACCGCCGACGGCCGGGAGGTCGGCCGGGTCGGCAGCGCCGTGGTCTCCCCGCGCTTCGGGCCGCTGGCCCTGGCGCTCGTGCGCCGCGAGGTCGAGCCGGGCGACGAGGTCGCCGTCGGCTCGGGCGACGTGCCGGCCGAGATCCTGGCCGGCACCGCCGCCGATGTCTGA